In a single window of the Gossypium hirsutum isolate 1008001.06 chromosome D02, Gossypium_hirsutum_v2.1, whole genome shotgun sequence genome:
- the LOC107927389 gene encoding uncharacterized protein isoform X3 — protein sequence MEESNNYDHQHPLLLILNQEQLIDYQSGVTDCSRCGEKASAPCFCCAQHCGFYLHKVCAEAPLELNHPFHQDHPLILMQKPPDSDSDSDSDSDSDSDGECICECICDFCDERCEEFIYHCCCGLDFHIKCALFTFNIAENNLKELEHVTLQHPLISTENGTEELEDVSKCLGCWEPLAKYTHFSPDCGFNLHEKCTKLPFKLNHVWHRKHPLVLQFNSQRLSCKICGETSRMGSGFVYGCSACKFVVHIECASQSPLQVIKSTNHEHPFTVFLRQVPFTCDACGTEGNHVAYTCGTCNIIIHKNCISLPRIIKSKWHDHRLLHTYFHHIEDFRVLDCIICHDEVNTEHGSYYCSKCTAIFHVKCVMKDKDSYEIVENEDEESPDESVSSITKVLERNDAGEATVIEHFKHIHYLILSDRVGEYDDKCCDGCLLPIVASFYYCTQCDFFLHKVCAELPKVKHVWHHRCRPALVLTSNEVFECVRCLCLSNAFAYKCEECEQCTCLRCIIALTPGARTCLGHKHPLLFYTEYKGRCVACGKDDITGLFRYIQKVIFVMYVKSVEIQIFGFTIVQYVILLLMSIVSLVNIRSSNLGVPLK from the exons ATGGAGGAGTCTAACAATTATGACCACCAACATCCCCTGCTTCTTATCTTGAACCAAGAGCAGCTGATCGACTATCAAAGTGGTGTAACTGATTGCTCCAGGTGTGGGGAGAAGGCGTCTGCTCCATGTTTTTGCTGTGCGCAGCACTGTGGGTTTTATCTTCACAAGGTATGTGCTGAGGCACCTTTGGAGCTCAATCACCCTTTTCATCAAGATCATCCTCTTATTCTTATGCAAAAGCCACCTGATTCAGATTCAGATTCAGATTCAGATTCAGATTCAGATTCAGATGGAGAGTGCATTTGCGAGTGCATTTGCGATTTCTGTGATGAAAGATGTGAGGAATTCATTTATCACTGCTGTTGCGGATTGGACTTTCATATTAAATGTGCtttgtttacatttaatattgcCGAGAATAATTTGAAAGAGCTTGAGCATGTTACCCTTCAACATCCTTTGATTTCCACTGAAAATGGTACTGAAGAACTTGAAGATGTTAGCAAGTGCCTTGGATGTTGGGAACCATTAGCAAAGTATACACACTTTTCTCCTGATTGTGGATTTAATTTACATGAGAAATGCACTAAGCTTCCTTTCAAGCTGAATCATGTGTGGCATCGCAAGCATCCtcttgttctacaatttaatagCCAACGGCTCTCTTGCAAGATATGCGGAGAAACCAGTCGAATGGGTAGCGGATTTGTTTATGGTTGTTCTGCTTGTAAGTTTGTTGTTCACATTGAATGTGCATCACAATCACCATTACAAGTTATTAAGAGTACAAATCATGAACATCCATTCACCGTGTTTTTGAGACAAGTTCCATTCACTTGTGATGCGTGTGGCACCGAAGGAAATCATGTTGCCTATACATGTGGTACATGCAATATTATAATCCATAAAAATTGCATTTCATTACCTCGCATTATCAAAAGTAAGTGGCATGACCATCGCCTTCTTCACACATATTTCCATCACATAGAAGATTTTAGAGTTTTGGATTGCATAATATGCCATGATGAAGTCAATACAGAGCATGGTAGTTACTATTGTTCAAAGTGCACTGCTATATTTCACGTGAAGTGTGTAATGAAGGATAAAGATTCATATGAAATAGTAGAAAATGAAGATGAGGAATCTCCTGATGAGTCTGTCAGCTCCATAACCAAGGTTCTTGAAAGGAATGATGCTGGAGAAGCCACAGTAATAGAACATTTCAAGCATATTCATTACTTAATATTAAGTGACAGAGTAGGTGAGTATGATGATAAATGTTGTGATGGGTGCTTATTACCGATCGTGGCTTCATTTTACTACTGTACACAGTGTGATTTCTTTCTCCATAAAGTTTGCGCCGAGTTACCAAAAGTAAAGCATGTTTGGCATCATCGTTGCCGACCAGCATTAGTCCTTACTTCGAATGAAGTATTTGAGTGTGTACGATGTCTTTGCTTGTCTAATGCTTTTGCCTATAAATGTGAAGAATGTGAGCAATGTACATGCCTTCGATGTATAATTGCTCTTACACCTGGTGCTCGCACTTGTCTAGGACATAAACACCCTCTTCTTTTCTACACCGAATATAAAGGGCGATGTGTTGCTTGTGGAAAGGATGATATCACAGGGTTGTTCCGTT ATATTCAGAAAGTcatttttgtgatgtatgtgaaGAGCGTCGAGATCCAAATCTTTGGTTTTACCATTGTGCAATATGTGATACTTCTGCTCATGTCAATTGTGTCCTTGGTGAATATCCGTTCATCAAACTTGGGAGTACCGTTAAAGTAA
- the LOC107927389 gene encoding uncharacterized protein isoform X1, with product MEESNNYDHQHPLLLILNQEQLIDYQSGVTDCSRCGEKASAPCFCCAQHCGFYLHKVCAEAPLELNHPFHQDHPLILMQKPPDSDSDSDSDSDSDSDGECICECICDFCDERCEEFIYHCCCGLDFHIKCALFTFNIAENNLKELEHVTLQHPLISTENGTEELEDVSKCLGCWEPLAKYTHFSPDCGFNLHEKCTKLPFKLNHVWHRKHPLVLQFNSQRLSCKICGETSRMGSGFVYGCSACKFVVHIECASQSPLQVIKSTNHEHPFTVFLRQVPFTCDACGTEGNHVAYTCGTCNIIIHKNCISLPRIIKSKWHDHRLLHTYFHHIEDFRVLDCIICHDEVNTEHGSYYCSKCTAIFHVKCVMKDKDSYEIVENEDEESPDESVSSITKVLERNDAGEATVIEHFKHIHYLILSDRVGEYDDKCCDGCLLPIVASFYYCTQCDFFLHKVCAELPKVKHVWHHRCRPALVLTSNEVFECVRCLCLSNAFAYKCEECEQCTCLRCIIALTPGARTCLGHKHPLLFYTEYKGRCVACGKDDITGLFRCKDCNFSLDHKCFSLPIRSQHRNDKHLLSLASHDDNRYSESHFCDVCEERRDPNLWFYHCAICDTSAHVNCVLGEYPFIKLGSTVKVIEYVHEHPLTFVKKIYDYPNCRYCGERCLDFALECTGCNFIAHNRCPRYNCTSSDSEE from the coding sequence ATGGAGGAGTCTAACAATTATGACCACCAACATCCCCTGCTTCTTATCTTGAACCAAGAGCAGCTGATCGACTATCAAAGTGGTGTAACTGATTGCTCCAGGTGTGGGGAGAAGGCGTCTGCTCCATGTTTTTGCTGTGCGCAGCACTGTGGGTTTTATCTTCACAAGGTATGTGCTGAGGCACCTTTGGAGCTCAATCACCCTTTTCATCAAGATCATCCTCTTATTCTTATGCAAAAGCCACCTGATTCAGATTCAGATTCAGATTCAGATTCAGATTCAGATTCAGATGGAGAGTGCATTTGCGAGTGCATTTGCGATTTCTGTGATGAAAGATGTGAGGAATTCATTTATCACTGCTGTTGCGGATTGGACTTTCATATTAAATGTGCtttgtttacatttaatattgcCGAGAATAATTTGAAAGAGCTTGAGCATGTTACCCTTCAACATCCTTTGATTTCCACTGAAAATGGTACTGAAGAACTTGAAGATGTTAGCAAGTGCCTTGGATGTTGGGAACCATTAGCAAAGTATACACACTTTTCTCCTGATTGTGGATTTAATTTACATGAGAAATGCACTAAGCTTCCTTTCAAGCTGAATCATGTGTGGCATCGCAAGCATCCtcttgttctacaatttaatagCCAACGGCTCTCTTGCAAGATATGCGGAGAAACCAGTCGAATGGGTAGCGGATTTGTTTATGGTTGTTCTGCTTGTAAGTTTGTTGTTCACATTGAATGTGCATCACAATCACCATTACAAGTTATTAAGAGTACAAATCATGAACATCCATTCACCGTGTTTTTGAGACAAGTTCCATTCACTTGTGATGCGTGTGGCACCGAAGGAAATCATGTTGCCTATACATGTGGTACATGCAATATTATAATCCATAAAAATTGCATTTCATTACCTCGCATTATCAAAAGTAAGTGGCATGACCATCGCCTTCTTCACACATATTTCCATCACATAGAAGATTTTAGAGTTTTGGATTGCATAATATGCCATGATGAAGTCAATACAGAGCATGGTAGTTACTATTGTTCAAAGTGCACTGCTATATTTCACGTGAAGTGTGTAATGAAGGATAAAGATTCATATGAAATAGTAGAAAATGAAGATGAGGAATCTCCTGATGAGTCTGTCAGCTCCATAACCAAGGTTCTTGAAAGGAATGATGCTGGAGAAGCCACAGTAATAGAACATTTCAAGCATATTCATTACTTAATATTAAGTGACAGAGTAGGTGAGTATGATGATAAATGTTGTGATGGGTGCTTATTACCGATCGTGGCTTCATTTTACTACTGTACACAGTGTGATTTCTTTCTCCATAAAGTTTGCGCCGAGTTACCAAAAGTAAAGCATGTTTGGCATCATCGTTGCCGACCAGCATTAGTCCTTACTTCGAATGAAGTATTTGAGTGTGTACGATGTCTTTGCTTGTCTAATGCTTTTGCCTATAAATGTGAAGAATGTGAGCAATGTACATGCCTTCGATGTATAATTGCTCTTACACCTGGTGCTCGCACTTGTCTAGGACATAAACACCCTCTTCTTTTCTACACCGAATATAAAGGGCGATGTGTTGCTTGTGGAAAGGATGATATCACAGGGTTGTTCCGTTGTAAGGATTGCAATTTTTCTTTGGATCATAAATGTTTTTCGTTGCCTATTAGATCCCAACACAGAAATGATAAACATCTTCTTTCACTTGCTTCTCATGATGATAACAGATATTCAGAAAGTcatttttgtgatgtatgtgaaGAGCGTCGAGATCCAAATCTTTGGTTTTACCATTGTGCAATATGTGATACTTCTGCTCATGTCAATTGTGTCCTTGGTGAATATCCGTTCATCAAACTTGGGAGTACCGTTAAAGTAATAGAATATGTACATGAGCACCCTCTCACTTTTGTTAAGAAGATTTATGACTATCCGAACTGCAGATATTGTGGTGAGCGCTGTTTAGATTTCGCTCTCGAATGTACTGGATGCAACTTCATTGCCCATAATAGGTGTCCACGATACAATTGCACTTCTTCAGATTCGGAGGAATAA
- the LOC107941963 gene encoding uncharacterized protein — translation MEESNNYGHQHPLLLILNQDQLIHNQSGVTHCSRCGEEVSVPCFYCVEHCGFYLHKACADAPLELKHPFHPHHPLVLLQEPPSSYTRCVCDFCDKTCEKFIYHCSCGLDFHIKCALFTFNVAENNLKELDHVALRDPLIPTENRDEELENVSKCFGCWEPLANYTHFSPECGFNLHEKCAELPFKLNHECHREHPLVLQFNSERLPCQICLGIRRRGFVYGCSPCQFVVHIECASQSPPPVIKSTNHEHPFTLFNGHQHPLLLMLNQEQLIHNQSGVTDCSRCGEKVSAPCFSCAEHCGFYLHKVCAAAPVKLNHPFHLNHPLLLMQKSPHLSGAYFCSFCHEFGDKSVYHCSSCKLDFHIKCALFTFNIAENNLKELDHVALRDPVISTENGDDKLEDVSKCFGCREPLANYTHFSPYRGFNLHEKCAKIPFKLNHVCHRKHPLVLQFNSERLSCKICQVTRRRGFVYGCSSCKFVIHIECLSPSPIIKDEGHQHPFSLLLRQVPFICDACGTEGNHVAYTCGTCNIIVHKNCISLPRIIKSKWHDHRLLHKYFHYIEDFRVLYCIICHDEVNTEHGSYYCSKCNFIFHVKCVMKDEALYEIVENEDDESPNESASSITQVLQRNDAGEATVIEHFKHSHHLMLSDGVGEYDNKCCDGCLLPIVASFYYCTPCDFFLHKVCVELPKVKHVWHHRCRPPLILTSNEVFRCVKCDCLSNAFAYKCEDCKGYTCLRCVIALTPGVARTCLGHKHPLLFFIEYRGRCVACGDDNIKGLFRFTQKVIFVMFVKSVEIQNFPFIIVQHVILLPMSIVFLENIHSSNSGVPLR, via the exons ATGGAGGAGTCTAACAATTATGGCCACCAACATCCCCTGCTTCTTATCTTGAATCAAGACCAGCTGATCCACAATCAAAGTGGTGTAACTCATTGCTCCAGGTGCGGGGAGGAGGTGTCTGTTCCATGTTTTTACTGTGTGGAGCACTGTGGGTTTTATCTTCACAAGGCTTGTGCCGACGCACCTTTGGAGCTTAAACATCCTTTTCATCCTCATCATCCTCTTGTTCTTCTGCAAGAGCCACCATCTTCTTACACAAGGTGTGTTTGCGATTTCTGTGATAAAACATGTGAGAAATTCATTTATCACTGCTCTTGCGGATTGGACTTTCATATTAAATGTGCTTTGTTTACATTTAATGTTGCTGAGAATAATTTGAAAGAGCTTGACCATGTTGCCCTCCGAGATCCATTGATTCCCACTGAAAATCGTGATGAAGAACTCGAAAATGTTAGTAAGTGCTTTGGGTGTTGGGAACCATTAGCAAATTATACACACTTTTCTCCTGAGTGTGGATTTAATTTACATGAGAAATGCGCTGAGCTTCCTTTCAAACTGAATCATGAGTGCCATCGCGAGCATCCTCTTGTCCTACAATTTAATTCCGAACGGCTCCCTTGCCAGATATGCCTAGGAATAAGGCGGAGAGGATTTGTTTATGGTTGTTCTCCTTGTCAGTTTGTTGTTCACATTGAATGTGCATCGCAATCACCACCACCAGTTATTAAGAGTACAAATCATGAACATCCATTTACCTTGTTTAATGGGCACCAACATCCCCTGCTTCTTATGTTGAATCAAGAGCAGCTTATCCACAATCAAAGCGGTGTAACTGATTGCTCCAGGTGTGGGGAGAAGGTGTCTGCTCCATGTTTTAGCTGTGCTGAGCACTGTGGGTTTTATCTTCACAAGGTATGTGCCGCGGCACCTGTGAAGCTTAATCACCCTTTTCATCTCAACCATCCTCTTCTTCTTATGCAAAAGTCACCTCATTTATCTGGAGCGTACTTTTGCAGTTTCTGCCATGAATTTGGTGACAAGTCTGTTTATCACTGCTCTAGTTGTAAATTGGACTTTCATATTAAATGTGCtctgtttacatttaatattgcTGAGAATAATTTGAAAGAGCTTGACCATGTTGCCCTCCGAGATCCAGTAATTTCTACTGAAAATGGTGATGATAAACTTGAAGATGTTTCTAAGTGCTTTGGGTGCCGGGAACCATTAGCAAATTATACACACTTTTCTCCTTACCGTGGATTTAATTTACATGAGAAATGCGCTAAGATTCCTTTCAAATTGAATCATGTGTGCCATCGCAAGCATCCTCTTGTCCTACAATTTAATAGCGAAAGGCTCTCTTGCAAGATATGCCAAGTAACAAGGCGAAGAGGATTTGTTTATGGTTGTTCATCTTGTAAGTTTGTTATTCATATTGAATGTTTATCACCATCGCCAATTATTAAAGATGAAGGTCATCAACATCCATTCTCATTGCTCTTGAGACAAGTTCCATTCATTTGTGATGCTTGTGGCACAGAAGGAAATCATGTTGCCTATACATGTGGTACATGCAACATTATAGTCCATAAAAATTGCATTTCATTGCCTCGCATTATCAAAAGTAAATGGCATGACCATCGCCTTCTTCACAAATACTTCCATTACATAGAAGATTTTAGAGTTTTATATTGCATAATATGCCATGATGAAGTCAATACAGAGCATGGTAGTTACTATTgttcaaagtgcaattttatatTCCATGTGAAGTGTGTAATGAAGGATGAAGCTTTATATGAAATAGTAGAAAATGAAGATGACGAATCTCCTAATGAGTCTGCTAGCTCCATAACCCAGGTTCTTCAAAGGAATGATGCTGGAGAAGCCACAGTTATAGAACATTTCAAGCATAGTCACCACTTAATGTTAAGTGACGGAGTAGGTGAGTACGACAATAAATGCTGTGATGGGTGCTTGTTACCGATTGTGGCTTCATTTTATTACTGTACACCGTGTGATTTCTTTCTTCATAAAGTTTGTGTTGAGTTACCAAAGGTAAAGCATGTTTGGCATCATCGTTGCCGACCTCCATTAATCCTTACTTCAAACGAAGTATTTCGGTGTGTAAAATGTGATTGCCTTTCTAATGCTTTTGCCTATAAATGTGAAGACTGTAAGGGTTATACATGCCTTCGATGTGTAATTGCTCTTACACCTGGAGTTGCTCGCACATGTCTAGGACATAAACACCCACTTCTTTTCTTCATTGAGTATAGAGGGAGATGCGTTGCTTGTGGTGATGACAATATCAAAGGGTTGTTCCGTT TTACTCAGAAAGTCATTTTTGTGATGTTTGTGAAGAGCGTCGAGATCCAAAACTTTCCTTTTATCATTGTGCAACATGTGATACTTCTGCCCATGTCAATTGTGTTCTTGGAGAACATCCATTCATCAAACTCGGGAGTACCGTTGCGGTAG
- the LOC107927389 gene encoding uncharacterized protein isoform X2, giving the protein MFLLCAALWVLSSQDSDSDSDSDSDSDGECICECICDFCDERCEEFIYHCCCGLDFHIKCALFTFNIAENNLKELEHVTLQHPLISTENGTEELEDVSKCLGCWEPLAKYTHFSPDCGFNLHEKCTKLPFKLNHVWHRKHPLVLQFNSQRLSCKICGETSRMGSGFVYGCSACKFVVHIECASQSPLQVIKSTNHEHPFTVFLRQVPFTCDACGTEGNHVAYTCGTCNIIIHKNCISLPRIIKSKWHDHRLLHTYFHHIEDFRVLDCIICHDEVNTEHGSYYCSKCTAIFHVKCVMKDKDSYEIVENEDEESPDESVSSITKVLERNDAGEATVIEHFKHIHYLILSDRVGEYDDKCCDGCLLPIVASFYYCTQCDFFLHKVCAELPKVKHVWHHRCRPALVLTSNEVFECVRCLCLSNAFAYKCEECEQCTCLRCIIALTPGARTCLGHKHPLLFYTEYKGRCVACGKDDITGLFRCKDCNFSLDHKCFSLPIRSQHRNDKHLLSLASHDDNRYSESHFCDVCEERRDPNLWFYHCAICDTSAHVNCVLGEYPFIKLGSTVKVIEYVHEHPLTFVKKIYDYPNCRYCGERCLDFALECTGCNFIAHNRCPRYNCTSSDSEE; this is encoded by the exons ATGTTTTTGCTGTGCGCAGCACTGTGGGTTTTATCTTCACAAG ATTCAGATTCAGATTCAGATTCAGATTCAGATTCAGATGGAGAGTGCATTTGCGAGTGCATTTGCGATTTCTGTGATGAAAGATGTGAGGAATTCATTTATCACTGCTGTTGCGGATTGGACTTTCATATTAAATGTGCtttgtttacatttaatattgcCGAGAATAATTTGAAAGAGCTTGAGCATGTTACCCTTCAACATCCTTTGATTTCCACTGAAAATGGTACTGAAGAACTTGAAGATGTTAGCAAGTGCCTTGGATGTTGGGAACCATTAGCAAAGTATACACACTTTTCTCCTGATTGTGGATTTAATTTACATGAGAAATGCACTAAGCTTCCTTTCAAGCTGAATCATGTGTGGCATCGCAAGCATCCtcttgttctacaatttaatagCCAACGGCTCTCTTGCAAGATATGCGGAGAAACCAGTCGAATGGGTAGCGGATTTGTTTATGGTTGTTCTGCTTGTAAGTTTGTTGTTCACATTGAATGTGCATCACAATCACCATTACAAGTTATTAAGAGTACAAATCATGAACATCCATTCACCGTGTTTTTGAGACAAGTTCCATTCACTTGTGATGCGTGTGGCACCGAAGGAAATCATGTTGCCTATACATGTGGTACATGCAATATTATAATCCATAAAAATTGCATTTCATTACCTCGCATTATCAAAAGTAAGTGGCATGACCATCGCCTTCTTCACACATATTTCCATCACATAGAAGATTTTAGAGTTTTGGATTGCATAATATGCCATGATGAAGTCAATACAGAGCATGGTAGTTACTATTGTTCAAAGTGCACTGCTATATTTCACGTGAAGTGTGTAATGAAGGATAAAGATTCATATGAAATAGTAGAAAATGAAGATGAGGAATCTCCTGATGAGTCTGTCAGCTCCATAACCAAGGTTCTTGAAAGGAATGATGCTGGAGAAGCCACAGTAATAGAACATTTCAAGCATATTCATTACTTAATATTAAGTGACAGAGTAGGTGAGTATGATGATAAATGTTGTGATGGGTGCTTATTACCGATCGTGGCTTCATTTTACTACTGTACACAGTGTGATTTCTTTCTCCATAAAGTTTGCGCCGAGTTACCAAAAGTAAAGCATGTTTGGCATCATCGTTGCCGACCAGCATTAGTCCTTACTTCGAATGAAGTATTTGAGTGTGTACGATGTCTTTGCTTGTCTAATGCTTTTGCCTATAAATGTGAAGAATGTGAGCAATGTACATGCCTTCGATGTATAATTGCTCTTACACCTGGTGCTCGCACTTGTCTAGGACATAAACACCCTCTTCTTTTCTACACCGAATATAAAGGGCGATGTGTTGCTTGTGGAAAGGATGATATCACAGGGTTGTTCCGTTGTAAGGATTGCAATTTTTCTTTGGATCATAAATGTTTTTCGTTGCCTATTAGATCCCAACACAGAAATGATAAACATCTTCTTTCACTTGCTTCTCATGATGATAACAGATATTCAGAAAGTcatttttgtgatgtatgtgaaGAGCGTCGAGATCCAAATCTTTGGTTTTACCATTGTGCAATATGTGATACTTCTGCTCATGTCAATTGTGTCCTTGGTGAATATCCGTTCATCAAACTTGGGAGTACCGTTAAAGTAATAGAATATGTACATGAGCACCCTCTCACTTTTGTTAAGAAGATTTATGACTATCCGAACTGCAGATATTGTGGTGAGCGCTGTTTAGATTTCGCTCTCGAATGTACTGGATGCAACTTCATTGCCCATAATAGGTGTCCACGATACAATTGCACTTCTTCAGATTCGGAGGAATAA